AGGGTGGCGAGGCCTTTGCGCTTAGGGGTACGGATGGCAAATATCTGCCTGAGGTGATGCTGGATCTGGATTACTGGGTTTTGATGCCTGTCTAAAACGCAAAACGCGCGCACCCTTGTAAACCGTGTGGGCGATTTGCATCCAATCTGTGCCTCAGATTAAATGCACATCGCTTTAGAGAGGTGGATTTTGAGTATTTTGACTGAGAAGAAGCGGTGTGTGGGCCTGATTCTAGGGAAGGCGTGCAATTTTTGTGATCACAGAGAAATATGTGTGATCACAAAATTGGTTTCGGCCCCATTTCTTTCGTAGTATGGAGAGAAATTGCAGGATAATGGGCTGTGCAAGGCGGCGCATGTCGCTAAAACAATACTCAAACGTAAGAAGACAAACGAAGAAAGATGGTGCGCCTTAGCCCGGCGGGCCGAGCATTGAAGGACCTCACTTTATGGCCGATGTGAACCGGGGAAAGCGCCCCCTCTCACCCCATTTGACGATTTACCGACCGCAGCTGACATCGATCACCTCTATCCTCACGCGGATTACGGGCAATGCCTTGATCCTCGCGATGTTGTTGATCGTCTGGTGGTTTCTTGCGGCGGCCTCATCGCCAGACTATTTCGCGATTGCTGACGGCGTTTTGCGCAGCTGGTTCGGTGATCTTGTGCTGGTCCTGTCGCTCTGGGCGCTGTGGTATCACACGCTGGCGGGTGTGCGGCATCTGATCTGGGACAGCGGTGCGATGCTTGAGATTGAAAAGGCAGAGATGCTGGGCAAGCTTGTCATTGGCGGCTCGGTGCTGTTGACGCTTTTGACCGTCGCGATCGTCTGAGGGGGCTTTAGATCATGGGATATATGACAGACCGCAAACGCGCGGTGGGACTTGGATCGGCCAAATCGGGCGTGCATCATTTTTGGGCCATGAAGGTCAGCTCGGTTGCACTTTTGATCCTCATACCGCTTTTCGTTTTCACATTCGGGCCGATCCTTGGCTCCGAGCATGCCGAGGTCGTGGCCTATTTCGCGCGGCCTTTCCCCGCCATCGTGGCCGGGCTCACGATCATCGTGGGGTTCAAGCACTTCAATGATGGTGTGCAAACCTTGATCGAGGACTATGTCCATGGGGGACCGCAGAAAATCGCTCTGATTGGTGCGACCTGCCTATCCTATGCCGCGATGGCGACCGGGCTTTTTGCCATCGCCAAGATCGCCCTTTGAAGTTGGAGTAAACGAGACATGGCTGCATACGAATACGAGACGCATGATTATGACGTCGTGGTCGTGGGTGCGGGGGGTGCTGGTTTGCGCGCCACG
The nucleotide sequence above comes from Roseovarius carneus. Encoded proteins:
- the sdhC gene encoding succinate dehydrogenase, cytochrome b556 subunit, with product MADVNRGKRPLSPHLTIYRPQLTSITSILTRITGNALILAMLLIVWWFLAAASSPDYFAIADGVLRSWFGDLVLVLSLWALWYHTLAGVRHLIWDSGAMLEIEKAEMLGKLVIGGSVLLTLLTVAIV
- the sdhD gene encoding succinate dehydrogenase, hydrophobic membrane anchor protein → MGYMTDRKRAVGLGSAKSGVHHFWAMKVSSVALLILIPLFVFTFGPILGSEHAEVVAYFARPFPAIVAGLTIIVGFKHFNDGVQTLIEDYVHGGPQKIALIGATCLSYAAMATGLFAIAKIAL